A region of the Cricetulus griseus strain 17A/GY chromosome 7, alternate assembly CriGri-PICRH-1.0, whole genome shotgun sequence genome:
TCCGGATTTCTGGGTCAGGGTGTGGCCACACAACACTGCTCTCATGGCAGCAGCAAGTGAGGCCCACGGCCACAGCTGAGTGCTATCGTGGAGGCAAGTGCTGCAGCTGTTCACTCTATCCTGGAGCAACTCCACAGGCATCTCTACAAACAGTCCAGGTGGACAGAGCAGGTACAGTAGGTCTCACCTTCCCCCCTCACCACAGGATGTCATGTGGCTCATTCTCACTCACATGGCTCCACACGTGACCTCACCCGAACACCTATGCTGCCCAGGCCACATCACAGCTGCTGGACACTATCCTTATCTTCAGGAGGAGACAATGCCCATGAGCTCCACCCAGCCTCAGTGGCTGGATGTCAGGACAGGTGCAAAACACAAAACCATCCTCCCTACTCCTGAAACTGCACTGCTGTCAGCTGAGCAACACGGCCTGTTTGGGAGGCTTATCTTGGTTGATGCTCCTGTCTGCCATTCCCCTTGGTGTGAGGTTTGGGGATCAGTGCCCTGGCATAACCTGCTGCCTGGCTCTACAAAGAGCAAGCATATGGAGTGACAGTTGCGGTTCCTCTGGGGATGGTAACCCTAGTCCTTGGGCAGGAaccacagagtcagagagatcCACGTGGTGCCACCACTGGGTGTGGGTTTTGTCCTTGCAGCCTCCCAATGCCTACTCCTGCTTCCCACATTAGAtagaatcaatctctctctctctctctctctctctctctctctctatctatctatctctctctcactctggtCTCACAGTGTAGCTTATGCTTGCCTTGAACTTCAGGTGAtcgtgcctcagcctcccaagtgccagactGAACACAGaccccaccatgcccaacttgCATAGTTGTTAGCATAGAGACCCTTATGTCTTCAGCAGGCTTTTCTCTGAAGCAGGATCCTCAGTTCACCATAATTACCATGGTGTCCAAGATTTAAGTCAGCCCAATTAAGAGGTATGCTACTCAAGATGGGATGTGGAGTCTGTGTCCCTAAGCTACTGTTAGCTGTCTCCAGGAGTGGAATTGGATAAGAGCCACCCACATGTGTCTTCCTTGGAATAACATTACCCCCTTGTggtgcagaactaagtagagaattctcaacagaggaatctgtaatggctgaaagacacttaagaaagtgctcaaaatccttggccatcagagaaatgcaactcaaaacaactctgagataacatcttacacaggccagaatggccaaaataaaaaacaccaatgacaatctatgctggagatgatgtggagaaaaaggaacactcctccattgctggtgggagtgcaaacttgtaagaccactttggaaatcagtatggcggttgctcagaaaaatgggtatcagtctatctcaagatccagcaattcctctcttgggcatatacccaaataatgcacattcatacaacaaggacatatgttcaaccatgttcatagcagcattgtttgtaacagccagaacctggaagcaacctagatgcccctcaactgaagaatggatagagaaaatgttgtacatttatacaatggagtactgctcagcagaaaaaagcaatagaatcttgaaattcacaggcaaattgatggaactagaagaaaccatcctgagagaggtaacccagtcacaaaatgacaaacatggtatatactcgctcatatatgaattttagacatagagcaaaggattaccagcctacaattctcttcaccaaagaaactaggaaataagaaggactctaagagaaaaatgcatggaccccagagaatgggaagaggcaggatctcatgagctaattgggagcatgagggtaggggagagggagctgccagaatgagaggaggagaaaaggaggggagaggaggaaatggaggaccagaaatgttgagttgggggaagaatagaggagagcaggatgagagataccatatcagagggagccattataggtccgaaaagagatctggcactagggatatttccagagatctacaaggatgacacaaactgacaatctaggcaatggtggagaggataacctaaacacccttcccctataatgagactgatgactactttttatgccatcctagagccctcatccagtggctgatggaagcagaggcaaatatcagtgtatacagatatacactgaactgaactctggaacctagttgcagagagggaggaatgaagatcaaaggggtcgggaccaggctggtgaaacccacagaatcagctggcctgaacaagggggagcacatggaccccagactgttgtctgggaggccagcacaggactgaatcagacacctgaacatggatgtcaatgaggaggcctccatactctagggggaccctggtagtggattagtaattttccctggtgtaagaagggactttgagagcccatcccacgtgaaaggatgcactcttggcctagacatatgggggagggcctaggctcggcccaggatgatgtggtggactttgggaagccctgttgagggccctaccctacctggggagtggagagtggatgaggtggggggaagggggggggttgggggaggctgggggaggggagggagaagggattgacatgtaaagcaagcttgttcctaatttgaactaaaaaaaaattaattacaaaaaataaaattaaaaaaaataaaaaaacagacaaaaaaaaacattacccccttgtgtgtatgtatgtgtggtgtgtattcacatgtatatacatatggggatatgtgtatatatatgcaggtgcatgtgtgtgcatatttgtatgGAGACCCTGGGTTGACACTGGGAGTCTCCTCGATGGTTCTCCAATAGTTCACTGAGGCAGGGTGTCTCAGGTGAATGCAGAGTTCACCAATACAACTAGCCTGGCTAGAAAGCTAGCTTCAGGGATCCTCTatgttttagttactgttctattgctatgaagagacactatgaccaaggaaGATCTTACAAAAGAGAGCTGTTAACCAGGGgtactggaacagtagctgagagttttaaatcctgatccacagacagtaggcagagacagagagagacacacacagagagacagagacagacacacactcacagagagagaaaaagacagagagagacagactgggcctggagtgggcttttgtaacctcaaagccccctcccagtgacacacctcctctaaggccacacctcctaatcctttccaaacagttcatgAACTGGAGACCAAGCATGCAAATATGAGTCTTTgaggaccattcttattcaaaccaccacattttaTCTCTACCttatgagtgctggaattactgaACAGCTACTACACCCACCTGGTGTTTATGTGGGAAATGGGGATCCAAACCCCCATCCTCATGCTAGGTTCTTCTTGTAGCTATCTGGATTATTTTTGAATCCCACTTCTACACTTTCTAAGATGCTATAAAAAGCCGTCTAGTCTGTTAAGAGCTGTTTAACATGAAACAGCATTTTCCTGACCCCTAGGTTGGCTTCTGTGGCCTGCAGGGATAGGTACAAAGTTAACTTACAGGCCAAAAGGCCTGGTTCTGGCTCAGCTTCTGTCACCATGTCCCCCAGAAAAGAAGTTTCATGGATCCTGATGGTCTGCAGGGTCACAGGTCACATGCCCAGCCTTTTCAGTGGATGGAGAATGGCCAACTTGAGTTCTTTCTCCTTGGCTTGGGCACAGCTCTGATCTTTGTACTTTTGTTTCTGAGAGAACCAACCAGCTGGGTGTTATGGTGAAAGCTTGCACCCAGccactggcatccatatacccaaagagtctggaatgttatggtggaagtttcAGCCAAGTCTCCCTCCCCTATCTCCccccaaaccctgctgcatctcagaaagcccaccaaatgatgaccccctcccccagagatgctcaagaccacatCCATGGGGTATTTAAACTCCCTCCCAGAAAATACTCATGGTTTTCTGGTctgtctttcctgtctcctctctgaggggctggaaggccatctgggagcgttgtatccattaaacatgagctttttctaattcggttctatttgatctgatttggattgctgcattagTGGTGCTGCTTATCGGGATGCAAAAACTTTTCACTGGGGTTAGAGGCTGTCCTCTGCATGGAGCTTCTGAAATGCTTCCCTGTCCAGTTTattcaccactaccaccaccaccaccacccctggagACTTAAGGAAAAAGCAATGAGCTCAGCCCTGGCTACACCAGAGTCATACATAACAATGGGCTCCAGATTTGGCTGGGCCAGGACAAGGCAGCCTATTAGCTATCTCAGCTCCTATTAGGAGCTCTCTAGCCTGGGGAGGCCATTTCTAGGCCAATGGAAGGAACCCTGTGTGTGCTCGCCCAACGGCCCAGTTAATGCCCTCATTTCATAAAGGAGCCCAAGGGATGGCTGCTCACACTTGTGTGTTAGCAGGAGGACACCATATTCTTTCCTGAAAATCCTCCTTCCATcaaactttttttggggggaggggaggggaaggaggggaagggttggctttgtttttcttttgagacagtttcattatggagccctggctggcctggaactcactatcttGACCATGATGCCCTCAAACtgagagagcctcctgcctcccaagtactgggagtaAAGCTTTGTGCCACAAAACCCAGCATCTTTCACAAAACTTTTGTAGCATGTCACTATTGTGGCCCAGCATCAGGACCCCTCCAGGCTGCCTCCTGCTTGTGACAACTGGGACAGGAGAAAGTTTCAAGTCTAGCTTGGGCAGGAGGGTAAAAACTAAGGTGTCCTAGGATCCCTGTTTTAGCCCAGTCAGGGACTCACATATTCAGAACCGATGGtatctggggtttttttttttcttttttctttgtttttaaagatttgcgtatttattatgtatacagtgttctgtatgcatgtttgtctgcaggccagaagagggtgccaggtctcattatagatggttgtgatttctgggaattgaactcaggacctccggaagagcagtcaatgctgttaacctctgagccgtctctccagcccctttgtttttttatggtgggtttttgttgtttttgagatagagtctcactatatgtcccggaactcactctgtacaccagactggcctcgaactcacagaggtcctcctgcctctgcctcccaagtgctgggattaaagggtccATCACCTGGCTAGCAGATGGTGTCTTGAGGCCTCTCAATCTGGTTCCAAGACCTGACAACCTCTAGGACCTGTAGTTGCTCCAGGACTCGCTTGCTCACCTTGATAATCCCCTAGCTAACTTCCCTGAGTACAATTAATTTCATAAAGCCAGAGTTCAGAGCCTTTGGGGCTGGGTTAGGAGACACTAAGGCAGGTTAGGCCCACTGTCTACTGTCCTCAGCAACAGGAACTCCCCCAAGACCTGGGACTCACCTGAGGGTTCAGATTGTCCCATTGGAGCCCAGTCAGAAGCATTACCTCATCCCAGTGAACGTAGGCACCCTGGAGTCTTCTGGAGGTCACCTTGTCCTGCAGCCTCTAGAGTGACTAGCCCCTTTTCTCCCCACTGCCACTGTGCTCTCTGGTGACTCTCCTAGACTCTCTCATGCCACAAGGAGACACACCCACAGTAGCCTAAGTGTTAGGGTGCTCACCCAGTTACGGGGCACACAAAAGACCTGGGGAGGGAGGATATCACAGGTCCCAGGAGATAGGACAGCCCTCCACCCCACCAGCAAGAGTGGCCATCTGCCCTGAGGCCTGGCACCATTAGCCTTAAGCTCCCCACCCCTAAAATCCATGATAAGTAATCTCTGCTTCCTAGCGTGTCCCAGTTCCAGAGATGCCTCCTGATCCAACCACATGTTGATGCTCATCACTTCACTGATCACACCAGGAAAGCCTGCTGGGTGACCAATGGTCCTGGGAGTCCAAGGAACAGGGACCTTGTCTGGGTTCAGGCCATCTCCTGGGCAGGCTGGGCAGTGGGACTACTGAACTATTTCAGTTCCTCTAACTCTGACTTATCTTGTTCAGTAAGGGCAGAACAGCCATTCAGTAGACCTCCATCCCACAGAAGACCCAGAGTACTTGGCAAGGTCCTGGCCCTGCCTCCTAGGTTTGCCTTTCCAGAGCTCCTGCCTGGCCCACCCCTCCCTCAGGAGCTGCTGTTGCTGCCTGGGGCCCCCTGTCCAGGTTGCAGCCTGCAGCATTCGTCATATGAAGGTCCCCAAGGTATAGCTGCTCCAAGAGCTTGTAAAGTGTAACTATGGCAAGAATGACACTGGGAAGTgagctggagggaggagctgCCCTGGGAGGTTGAAGGCCGGGTTAGCCCACTGCAGCCCCATTACAATCCCCGAGAAGTAGGGAGCTGGCTGATGGGCACAGGACCCAAAGTCCTGTGGCTAAGCAAGTACTCTTCCTCCCCAGGGGTCCCAAAGGCCATCCAGCATCAGCTAAGAAActggcctccctccctcccaaagtATCAGGTTCTGCGGTACCCATGGTTGAACATGGCTTGGGAGCTTCAAGTGTGGAGGGTCACTCATGACTAGTTCTGAGCAGATTAAAGGGTAACTGTTTTGAGGTCATTGCCTGGAAATGGTGGAAGGTACCAAGAAGGTAGCTGTGCTATGGAGGCCTGAGGCCCTGCCAAGAGAGGCTCATGTCCTGGGATTCTACAGAACGTTCCCTAGCCTACCATAAGTGGACAACACTGAAGGTCACCTGCACCCAGTGGGCTGCAAAGATCACGGTGGGTAAGCGTTttgcttcctcctcccccctctacCCAGCTGGCTGGTAGCATAGGAGGGCCCTGATCAGAGAAGCCTCATTGGGTGGGGCATGTTTTGCCCTTTAGGGCCCTGGTCCCAGGATCACAGGACAGTCCAAGAACCCAGCCAAGTGGGCAGCCAGCAGTCTTATCCGACCCAGGAAAGCCTGGAATGCTGCATGTCCCACCCCAGGGGAGACCTGGAGAGGCTGTAAGGGCCGCCCAGGGAGCTCTTGGGGTCAGCCCAGCCCTGTGAAGGCGGTGCCAAGGCCCCAGGTGGCAAGAGTGGGCGGGGCGCCTGCCTGGGCTCCCCTGGCTCCGGACAGCCCAGCCTCACTCCACACATCCCTCGGCCCTTGACATCTCTGCTTTTGCTGTCTCCTTCAAAAGTAAGTCCAATGAACAGAACCTTCACACTAGGGGGAAAACAGACCTCAGGGCTCTAGGGTTTGACCAGGTGGGTCCCCCCTAGCCTAATCCTAACTCCTGGGACTAGGGCAACTGCCTCCGGGTCTCAGGGGCGGGGCGGCCGACCGATCGAGTCCAGCGGCGCAGGAGCGATCGTTGCGCGGCGGGGGCGCGTCTGTCCTGCGCCGTGCGCGCCGCCCGCAGTGCCCGTGTGCGCCGCCGTGCGCCTGGCCGGGGGCGTCTCGGGGTGCACAAGCGGCCGGGCTCCGGCGGCGGCAGCAGCACAGGTAGGGCCAGTGGTGGGCCATGCCCCCAGCGCAGGTGCTCCCATTTGTGGAGGACCCGCAGCTGGTCCTCCGCCCACGTGGCTGTTGGCGTGTGGCGCGAGAGAACCAGGCAGGGTGGGGCACTGTAACTTGGGGTCCCTGggaaaggtactctgcaggcgGCCGCATACACTGGGAAGATACTGACCTATACAACCTTTCACCCATTCCTAGGAAGCCCTCCCAGGACCCCTTTATGATGGGCAACTCTAGAGACAGCCCCATCATCAGGTCCTAGATTCCCCCAAGGCCGGTTCAGCTGCAGTATCCCGGGATAGAGGCTTTGCCCGGAAGTGCCCGTCACACGGTGCCAGACCCCTCTCAAGGTCGAGGAAGCTGTGATTGGAGGGAGAATCAGGGACTTGGTCTTCTGGAGTGCACCCAAATAGGGAGGGGTAAAAGGAGGCCCATTTGTTGTGTCCCAACTGACAGTTCTCCCTAGTCAGGTCGGTGACTGCTGTGTCTGAGTACAGTGGTCTCAGGAGGATACccacctcccaagtcctgggctTGCTGAAGGGCCTGTATCCCCAGACCTTCTGCACATACCCCACCCTACATGCAAATTGCAGCCAAATCCTCCCAGCCCTGCGATTAACTTGGCTTCTTTACCCATGCAAAACAGGCACCCAGGAAGGCCAGGCAGCACCCAACCTCTCAGGACCCTCACCCCACCCTTACACCCAACTCAGGGTCTGAGTTAGAAGTGGGACCAGAacaaggatggggtgggggctgctcTACATACTCAGGAGTTCATCTTGCAGTCTCCCTAAGCAGGGATGAGGCTGCCCTACAAATCCAGGGCTGGGCCTTGTCAGGCTCATTTGCCCGGCCAAGAACAGAAAGTTTGCTCTACTGCTAATCAGCCCCACAGGGTAGAGAAGGCCCAGGGGCCTTGTTAGTAGGTCCCTGTGGCACTGTCCAAGCTCTGTTCCCTAACATCACTGCAGACCTCAAAAGAGCCAGTGGGTGGTATTGTCCAATGGGCAGTAGTCTCTGGGGGGCAGCTGGCATTTCCTCTGTCCTGAGGCCAGGGGTGGGGTTGCAAACCCAGCTTTTGCTTCTCTTGCCCACCAGCCTCAGGCTGGCTACCTCCGACGCCCCCGACGCTATGGAGGAGTGGGATGTGCCCCAGATGAAGAAGGAGGTGGAGAGCCTCAAGTACCAACTGGCCTTCAAGAGGGAGATGTCCTCCAAGACGATCCCGGAGTGAGTGCCCTGTGATGTGTGTCATTAGcctgtcctgcctctgccccttgggTTAACCAGGGTCTCACATCCCAGTGGGCCGGTGACATGAGAATGACCGACATTCACTGAAACTCCTCACTCACAGGCTTCTCAAGTGGATCGAAGATGGGATCCCCAAGGACCCCTTCCTGAACCCTGACCTGATGAAGAACAACCCTTGGGTAGAGAAGGCCAAGTGTACCATCCTATGAGTCTGACCCACACTCTGTGTAAGGTGTGACTTTATAAATAGACTTCTCCAGATGTCTTTGCTTTTGTACATTCCCTGTGGGAGTCACTGTGATCTGATGTCCTAGGGCAGCGGGGGCTACAGCAGGTCCCTGATGTACAGGCTGCGTCGCACAGCATTGGAAACACCCTCGTTGAACCGGAACCAAACCTCACTCCTGCCCACTGCCACACCCATGCGCCACTCGTCTGTGTCCTTCTCTGGGGCTTCAGCTTCTGCAGGGACCAAAGGGTTGCACCTCAGCAGACCCCAGCCCATGTCTTCATCCCCCCCCCTTCTGTGACCCATACACACCTCTGCTTGGGACAGCCACTCTCCTGATGACCACACGTCCAAAGAAGTCCCTCTCGGGCTAGCAGAGAAGAGGGGCCACCAGATTGGTTATGTGGGCAAGTGGGCACACCCAAGCCCTTCCCATGGGAgaggagacttcaatacctcaGAGCTAGAACTGCAAGTAGGAGTACCTCTCCTAACCCACTGCCCACTTTCTGGGAGCAACAGGTGGGTCCTTGGGACCTGGAGCAAGCCCCATCCTCCATTCACCATTTGACCCAGCCCTATCCCCCACACCTGCTCTTGCACGACTGCTTTCTTCATGATGTGTTCTAGCCGCTGCTCATGGTTACGTGGAGCAGGTTGCCTCACCCCTTTATCCCCACTGTCCGTCTGCAGACTTGCAGGCCCTGAGGGACCCTGGTCCACCTGAAAGGAAGTATAGTAAGAGCTGGCTGGTCAAGGACAAGCCACTGATAGTCCATGCTATCTCAGCACCAAGGGGCAAGCTTACCTGGGGGCCACCTCTAGCCAAGGCCAAAGCCTCTGCCCGCCGCATCTTCTCCATTTCAATCTCCCGGGCAATAAGCTGCTTAGCCTGGTAGGTGAGGGGCTTTCGGGCAGGCAGCTCGGGGAAGCGGCAGACCTCCTCCACATTCCTGACCAGGTGGGTGAGGCAAGATACCAGGGTACCAGTCAGCAGCGCTGGGGTCTGCATATTGCATCACCCCCACAAACCAAGTTCAAGAGCTAGGGAGTGGAGTCAGTAGGGCCAAGGTCTGCCTGTTACACCAACCCATACACCCAAGTTCCTGACGCTACTACATCCTAACACAGCGGCAGCTGACTACctgaagcctcagtttccccaactaCAAGTGGGATGACCAAGAACAGTGTCACGGGGGGATATAAGAACAGGCAGGGACACTGGGGGCCTCACAGGAATTGCAGGCTGTCCGGATTGCTGCTGCTGCGCATCAAGTCACTGGAGCCTTCTGGAGCCCCAGGGAGCAGCAGATACAAAGACATAGAAGACTATCCACCTTTGGATGGACAGAGGTCAATGAACCCCATACTAAAATCTGGCTGTCGGAACACTGTCTGACCTGGGTGGGGCACAGTGCCAGCCACATCTGTGCCAAATCTAAACTGTAACCAACAACCCCTTGGGCACCTCACCAAGGCCACACTGGCTTTGGCACCCACATTGTAGGTCCCCAGGTGTTCCTCCCTGGCCCAGGCACAGGGGCACTCACGGCTCCAGCCTGTACAAGTACTGCCCATCAGGTGTGCGCTCCTGGTGGTAGGTGAGACTGTAGGCAAGCATGGTACCCACAAGGCTGGACAACTGCTG
Encoded here:
- the Gng13 gene encoding guanine nucleotide-binding protein G(I)/G(S)/G(O) subunit gamma-13 produces the protein MEEWDVPQMKKEVESLKYQLAFKREMSSKTIPELLKWIEDGIPKDPFLNPDLMKNNPWVEKAKCTIL